In a genomic window of Sporosarcina trichiuri:
- a CDS encoding NAD(P)/FAD-dependent oxidoreductase, translated as MYDVIIIGGGPSGLMASIAAAEPGSRVLLLDKGRKLGNKLAISGGGRCNVTNRLSAEEIVKHIPGNGRFLYGPFSVFNNEDIIAFFEGLGVPLKEEDHGRMFPVSNKAKDVVNALLSEMDRLGVEIRTETKVKKLLMDESQVLGVRLTDGEELRAKSVVVAVGGKAVPHTGSTGDGYPWAEQAGHTVTELYPTEVPLLSDEPFIRSKELQGLALRDAAVSVLNAKGKTLVTHRMDMLFTHFGLSGPAILRCSQYVVKERMKNGNQPVTVKIDVLPDVNEEQAFQQLTANLKDDPKKALKNALKGVAPERWLLFLFEQLGMDANETANTFAADKIRKLASCLKAFQMTVNGTQPIEKAFVTGGGVSVKEIEPKTMASRKKEGLYFCGEILDIHGYTGGYNITSALVTGRLAGKNASEYAAAESID; from the coding sequence ATGTATGATGTAATTATAATCGGCGGCGGGCCGTCGGGTCTGATGGCGTCCATCGCAGCAGCGGAGCCGGGCAGCCGTGTGCTCCTGCTGGACAAGGGAAGGAAACTCGGCAATAAGCTCGCCATTTCAGGAGGCGGCCGGTGCAACGTGACGAACCGCCTGTCTGCGGAGGAAATCGTGAAGCACATTCCCGGCAACGGCCGGTTCCTGTATGGCCCCTTCTCCGTCTTCAACAACGAAGACATTATCGCATTCTTCGAAGGGCTCGGTGTTCCGCTGAAGGAAGAGGATCACGGCCGGATGTTCCCGGTTTCAAATAAAGCGAAAGACGTCGTCAATGCGCTCCTGTCCGAAATGGACAGACTCGGTGTCGAGATCAGGACGGAAACGAAAGTCAAAAAGTTGCTCATGGATGAATCGCAGGTGCTCGGCGTCCGTCTCACCGACGGAGAGGAGCTTCGGGCGAAGTCCGTCGTCGTGGCGGTCGGCGGCAAAGCCGTCCCGCATACCGGCAGCACCGGGGACGGCTATCCGTGGGCGGAACAGGCTGGCCATACGGTGACCGAACTGTACCCTACAGAAGTTCCGCTCCTGTCCGATGAGCCGTTCATCCGGTCGAAAGAACTGCAGGGACTCGCACTGCGTGATGCAGCGGTCTCCGTGCTGAATGCAAAAGGCAAGACGCTCGTCACCCATCGGATGGACATGCTGTTCACCCATTTCGGGCTGAGTGGACCTGCGATACTACGCTGCAGTCAGTACGTCGTCAAGGAACGCATGAAAAACGGCAATCAGCCGGTCACTGTCAAAATCGATGTACTGCCGGATGTGAATGAAGAGCAGGCGTTCCAGCAGCTGACGGCCAATTTGAAGGATGATCCGAAGAAAGCGCTCAAAAACGCCCTGAAAGGTGTCGCGCCAGAGCGCTGGCTGCTGTTCCTGTTCGAGCAGCTCGGCATGGATGCGAACGAGACGGCGAATACGTTCGCAGCTGATAAAATCCGTAAACTGGCGTCCTGCCTGAAAGCGTTCCAGATGACCGTAAACGGTACGCAGCCGATCGAAAAAGCGTTCGTTACCGGCGGCGGTGTTTCCGTGAAAGAGATTGAGCCGAAGACGATGGCGTCCCGGAAAAAAGAGGGGTTGTACTTCTGCGGGGAAATCCTCGATATCCACGGCTATACCGGCGGCTACAATATCACGTCGGCTCTCGTTACAGGCCGTCTCGCCGGAAAGAATGCGAGTGAGTATGCTGCTGCGGAATCGATTGATTAA
- a CDS encoding putative polysaccharide biosynthesis protein yields the protein MGSNLLKGTAILTIGLFLSKALGLIYVIPFYSIVGDKNIALYQYAYIPYNIALSIAISGAPLAISKFVSKYNALGDYATGRKLLKSSVGIMAVTGVLSFLALYFMAEPIAHLVIKDDEQVFTIQDITSVIRWVSYALLAVPIMSVMRGFLQGYQKFEPTSVSQLVEQIVRIAVVLIGAYLVVDVFGGSPKTAVKFAVFAAFVGAIASLGVLGLYWRKYSPEMNRLLENSPPAGELPVSAIYKEIIKYILPFVLVGVINPLYQFVDMITFNGTMSSIGLASVTDTYLTMLNFLTHKVVMIPVMVATGFSMAIIPVITDYYSKGDQKGITRSLDQTYQIMLFVTIPMVVGLMALSGETYQFLYSKSSMGASVLEHYAPAAILFGMYTVTAAIMQGIDRHKWIVFTSLLGLLFKMILNIPLIRLFEVNGAIAATIIGYTIAVGVNLYVIRREMNYKSHIVIRRIILILAFNAVMLAAVLLVRTGLYAIHVPSGKLQALLYVLICSGVGAAVYGFLSLRSGLAQKLLGSRITRITNKLKMGRS from the coding sequence ATGGGATCCAATCTTCTTAAAGGCACGGCGATTTTGACGATCGGCCTCTTTTTATCCAAAGCCCTCGGACTGATCTATGTTATTCCGTTTTACAGTATTGTAGGGGACAAAAACATTGCCCTTTACCAATACGCCTACATACCTTACAACATTGCGCTGTCTATCGCCATATCAGGGGCACCGCTCGCCATTTCGAAATTTGTCTCCAAATACAACGCGCTCGGTGACTACGCAACCGGCAGGAAATTGCTGAAGTCGAGCGTCGGCATCATGGCTGTGACCGGAGTCCTGTCATTTCTTGCCCTGTACTTCATGGCGGAACCGATCGCCCATCTGGTCATCAAAGATGATGAACAAGTATTCACCATCCAGGACATCACCTCTGTCATCCGCTGGGTCAGCTACGCGCTGCTTGCTGTCCCGATCATGAGTGTCATGCGGGGCTTCCTGCAGGGCTATCAGAAATTCGAACCGACATCCGTCTCACAGCTCGTCGAACAGATTGTCCGGATTGCCGTCGTGCTGATCGGCGCTTATCTTGTGGTCGATGTCTTCGGCGGCTCACCGAAAACAGCTGTCAAGTTCGCTGTCTTTGCCGCTTTTGTCGGTGCGATCGCAAGTCTTGGAGTGCTCGGCCTGTATTGGCGCAAATACTCTCCGGAGATGAACCGCCTTCTCGAGAACAGTCCGCCGGCAGGGGAATTGCCGGTGTCGGCGATCTACAAAGAGATCATCAAATACATTCTGCCGTTCGTCCTTGTAGGTGTCATCAACCCGCTCTACCAGTTTGTCGACATGATCACCTTCAACGGAACGATGTCATCGATCGGCCTTGCATCAGTGACCGATACCTATTTGACAATGCTCAACTTCCTGACCCATAAAGTCGTCATGATCCCCGTAATGGTCGCGACAGGATTCTCCATGGCGATCATCCCGGTCATCACCGATTACTATTCGAAGGGGGATCAGAAAGGGATCACCCGGTCGCTCGATCAGACCTACCAGATCATGCTCTTCGTGACCATCCCCATGGTCGTCGGGCTCATGGCGCTTTCGGGTGAAACGTACCAGTTCCTGTACTCGAAAAGCAGCATGGGCGCAAGCGTCCTGGAGCATTACGCACCCGCTGCCATCCTGTTCGGCATGTATACGGTCACTGCTGCTATCATGCAGGGGATCGACCGTCACAAATGGATCGTTTTCACATCACTGCTCGGCCTGCTGTTCAAGATGATCCTCAATATCCCGCTCATCCGGCTGTTCGAAGTGAATGGCGCGATAGCGGCAACGATCATCGGCTATACAATTGCGGTAGGAGTCAACCTGTATGTCATCCGCAGGGAGATGAATTATAAGTCGCACATCGTCATCCGGCGCATCATCCTGATCCTGGCATTCAATGCGGTCATGCTGGCTGCCGTCCTGCTCGTGCGCACCGGCCTCTATGCCATCCATGTGCCGTCCGGCAAGCTGCAGGCACTGCTGTATGTATTGATCTGCAGCGGCGTCGGAGCAGCCGTCTATGGCTTCCTGTCACTCCGGAGCGGGCTTGCACAGAAACTGCTCGGCAGCCGGATCACCCGGATCACCAACAAATTGAAGATGGGACGATCGTGA
- a CDS encoding pseudouridine synthase — MRLDKLLGNNGFGTRKDVKQLIRKGTVKVNGTTEKDPGAHIDPETDTVTLLGEPVIHQEFIYLMMNKPQGVISATEDSRDRTVVDLLSPEEQRYEPFPVGRLDKDTEGLLVLTNDGKLAHELLSPKKDVPKTYFAVIDGLVTETDIHAFSEGVILEDGFHTKPGILKILEAGDRSEIELTITEGKFHQVKRMFEAVGKRVVFLKRLSMGTLRLDASLEPGAFRPLSDAELAELDPRKKG; from the coding sequence ATGAGACTCGATAAACTGCTCGGCAACAATGGATTCGGCACCCGGAAAGACGTGAAACAGCTGATCCGCAAAGGGACTGTCAAAGTGAATGGCACCACGGAGAAAGATCCAGGCGCCCACATAGATCCTGAAACAGACACGGTCACCCTGCTCGGCGAACCGGTCATCCATCAGGAATTCATCTATCTGATGATGAACAAACCGCAAGGCGTCATTTCCGCGACGGAAGACAGCCGGGACCGGACTGTCGTCGATCTGCTGTCGCCTGAGGAACAGCGGTACGAGCCGTTTCCGGTCGGGCGGCTCGATAAGGATACGGAAGGGCTGCTCGTCCTGACGAATGACGGAAAACTGGCACATGAACTGCTGTCGCCTAAGAAAGATGTCCCAAAAACGTATTTTGCCGTCATCGACGGCCTGGTGACGGAAACGGACATCCATGCATTCTCTGAAGGTGTGATACTGGAGGACGGCTTCCATACGAAGCCGGGAATCCTGAAAATCCTGGAAGCCGGGGATCGGTCGGAGATTGAGCTGACGATCACGGAAGGGAAATTCCATCAGGTGAAGAGGATGTTCGAGGCGGTCGGGAAGAGAGTGGTGTTCCTGAAACGTCTGTCGATGGGGACGCTTCGGCTGGATGCATCTCTCGAACCGGGTGCGTTCCGGCCGCTGTCGGACGCGGAACTGGCTGAACTGGATCCAAGAAAAAAGGGCTGA
- a CDS encoding DeoR family transcriptional regulator → MNPATDRMLTRIKDVYLYIYGNGTVTTENVVEEFSITPRTAQRDLNVLEYNDLITSPVRGQWTTTARKVKLPS, encoded by the coding sequence TTGAATCCTGCTACAGACCGAATGCTGACCCGTATCAAAGATGTCTATTTGTATATCTATGGTAACGGAACTGTCACCACAGAGAATGTAGTTGAAGAATTTAGCATCACGCCGCGCACCGCACAACGGGACTTGAACGTCCTCGAGTACAATGATCTCATCACGAGTCCGGTCCGCGGCCAATGGACAACGACAGCAAGGAAAGTGAAATTGCCTTCTTAA
- the dat gene encoding D-amino-acid transaminase: MTLYFKNGKYTQKDEVTVSIDDRGYYFGDGVYEVIKVYGGSLYTAEEHFTRFLSSAEKIRMPLPYTVAEFTEIAERLAEDNGITEGHVYIQATRGVAPRIHNFPGEETEPMITGYAIENPRPLAKLESGVAVKTVDDIRWLRCDIKSLNLLANVMAKQEAVEAGCAEAVFIRDGIVTEGSSSNIFGVKDGILYTHPATNLILNGITRRVVLKCCAQESIGVMEETFSLDELRAMDEVFLTSTTSEITPITSIDGEQVGDGKPGPLTARLQAVFESTIGQVQQKTN, from the coding sequence ATGACTTTGTATTTCAAGAATGGTAAGTATACACAGAAGGATGAAGTGACCGTATCCATCGACGACAGAGGGTACTACTTCGGGGATGGCGTCTATGAAGTGATTAAAGTATACGGGGGCAGTCTTTATACAGCAGAAGAGCACTTCACACGGTTCCTGTCGAGTGCAGAAAAGATCAGGATGCCTCTGCCGTACACGGTCGCGGAATTCACAGAGATCGCAGAGAGATTAGCGGAAGATAACGGGATCACGGAAGGGCATGTGTATATCCAGGCAACTCGCGGTGTCGCGCCCCGTATCCACAACTTCCCGGGAGAGGAGACCGAGCCGATGATCACGGGCTATGCAATCGAAAACCCACGTCCGCTCGCAAAACTCGAATCGGGTGTTGCGGTCAAGACGGTCGACGATATCCGCTGGCTCCGCTGTGATATCAAAAGTCTGAATCTGCTGGCGAATGTCATGGCGAAACAGGAAGCTGTGGAAGCGGGCTGTGCGGAAGCCGTCTTCATCCGCGATGGTATTGTGACGGAAGGCTCGTCTTCCAACATTTTCGGTGTGAAAGACGGGATCCTTTATACGCATCCGGCAACCAATCTGATCCTGAACGGCATCACCCGCCGTGTCGTGCTGAAATGCTGCGCACAGGAAAGCATCGGTGTCATGGAAGAAACGTTTTCGCTGGACGAATTACGCGCCATGGATGAAGTATTCCTCACTTCGACGACCTCGGAAATCACACCGATCACGTCGATCGACGGTGAGCAGGTCGGAGACGGCAAGCCGGGCCCCTTGACGGCACGGCTGCAGGCAGTATTCGAGAGTACGATCGGACAGGTGCAGCAGAAAACCAACTGA
- a CDS encoding nuclease-related domain-containing protein, producing the protein MAQLVKMLDYVSRYEQDLSRYTAQFIRLKRSQWERMKRQWDNGVDLAAWQQTDEGTEEAAAAAEGTQPKKRFFTLSRLLPFRKEETPEEEARFPAHEEELEFVPNLIQQPRSVQQLRKLYVDQLFHFQVKWASSTLTEWSNVDGGYLRDRLLKELLGRLPDSFLVFYYPVLKLKKAPVELEVIMLTPVECLCITVMTGKNGSVFTGSGDRFWAEKIGDKESRLLNPMISLNRMTKIIASLFSAAELDFPIRKVLLTKDSYLDFTSAAHDIVQVDRRNFDKWTEKLKAVSVPMKSKQFKAAQTILSVCQTTAASRLFDPRQQGGEQP; encoded by the coding sequence ATGGCACAGCTTGTCAAAATGCTCGATTACGTCTCGCGTTATGAACAGGATCTCTCCCGTTATACGGCACAGTTCATCCGCCTGAAACGGTCACAATGGGAACGCATGAAGAGGCAGTGGGACAACGGAGTCGACCTGGCAGCCTGGCAGCAGACAGACGAGGGGACAGAAGAAGCCGCGGCAGCTGCGGAAGGGACGCAGCCGAAAAAGCGCTTTTTCACGTTATCCCGGCTGCTTCCTTTCCGGAAAGAAGAGACTCCGGAAGAGGAAGCCCGGTTTCCTGCCCATGAGGAGGAGCTGGAATTCGTCCCGAATCTTATCCAGCAGCCGCGCTCTGTGCAGCAGCTCCGCAAACTGTATGTCGATCAGCTGTTCCACTTCCAGGTGAAGTGGGCCAGCTCGACTTTGACTGAGTGGTCCAATGTCGATGGCGGCTATTTGAGGGACAGGCTGCTCAAAGAACTGCTCGGCCGGCTGCCTGACAGTTTCCTCGTGTTCTATTATCCGGTCCTGAAACTTAAGAAAGCGCCTGTGGAGCTGGAAGTGATCATGCTGACACCGGTCGAGTGCCTATGCATTACTGTGATGACCGGGAAGAACGGCTCTGTCTTCACGGGAAGCGGAGACCGGTTCTGGGCGGAAAAGATCGGTGACAAGGAGTCCAGGCTGCTGAATCCGATGATTTCGCTGAACCGGATGACGAAGATCATCGCCAGCCTGTTTTCGGCGGCGGAACTTGATTTCCCGATACGGAAAGTGCTGCTGACGAAAGACAGTTACCTCGATTTCACATCAGCCGCACATGATATCGTACAGGTGGACCGGCGGAACTTCGACAAATGGACAGAGAAGCTGAAGGCAGTCAGCGTCCCGATGAAATCCAAACAATTCAAAGCGGCGCAGACCATATTATCGGTCTGCCAGACAACTGCGGCAAGCAGGCTGTTCGATCCCCGTCAGCAAGGCGGGGAACAGCCATGA
- the trmB gene encoding tRNA (guanosine(46)-N7)-methyltransferase TrmB, with translation MRLRHKPWAKEYLEENAGIVIKEPQTKKGKWAQLFGNSNPICVEVGTGKGQFVVGMAKANPDVNYVGIEHFDSILVSAVEKTVDAGIPHNLRLLRANGKELTDIFAEGEVSRVYLNFSDPWPKSKHAKRRLTYKDFLQLYEQVMTPEGQIHFKTDNRGLFEYSLVSMSQYGMELVSVSLDLHAEMPEDNVMTEYEEKFSAKGQPIYRLEAWFPGRS, from the coding sequence ATGAGATTACGTCACAAACCGTGGGCGAAAGAGTACTTGGAAGAAAATGCGGGCATTGTCATCAAGGAACCGCAGACGAAAAAAGGCAAGTGGGCGCAGCTGTTCGGCAATTCGAATCCGATCTGCGTGGAAGTCGGAACAGGCAAGGGGCAGTTCGTAGTAGGGATGGCCAAGGCCAATCCGGACGTGAACTATGTAGGGATCGAGCATTTCGACAGTATCCTCGTGTCTGCAGTTGAGAAGACGGTGGACGCCGGTATACCGCATAATCTGAGGCTGCTGCGGGCGAACGGCAAGGAACTGACAGACATCTTTGCTGAAGGGGAAGTTTCCAGGGTCTATTTGAATTTCTCGGATCCGTGGCCGAAGTCGAAACACGCAAAGCGCAGACTGACGTACAAAGATTTCCTGCAGCTCTATGAGCAGGTGATGACACCGGAAGGCCAGATCCATTTCAAGACGGATAACCGGGGGCTGTTCGAGTATTCACTCGTTTCGATGTCGCAGTACGGCATGGAACTGGTCAGTGTCTCACTCGACCTGCATGCGGAAATGCCGGAAGATAATGTGATGACAGAGTATGAAGAGAAATTCTCGGCGAAAGGACAGCCGATCTACCGCTTGGAAGCTTGGTTTCCGGGCAGGTCCTGA
- a CDS encoding YtnP family quorum-quenching lactonase has translation MDTYTFHDMELTWLDGGVNYLDGGTMFGVVPKAMWSKKYPPADGNLIELRTDPILIRYMGKNLLVDSGIGKGKLDEKKMRNLGIRAETRVAESLGKLGLTPSDIDMVLMTHLHNDHAAGLTEWRDGRLVSVFPNADIFVSQIEWDEMRNPNIRSRNTYFKENWEAVQDQVKPFEKEFSPMPGITMEHTGGHSDGHSIIRLEQGGETMIHMADIMPTHAHSNPLWVLAFDDYPMDSIFAKERLMNEAKDKGHRFFFYHDAVYRVVRFDDTGRNVIESMGRTRDE, from the coding sequence ATGGATACATACACGTTTCATGACATGGAACTGACATGGCTGGACGGAGGGGTGAATTACCTGGACGGAGGGACGATGTTCGGCGTCGTGCCAAAAGCGATGTGGTCAAAGAAATACCCGCCCGCTGACGGGAATCTGATCGAGCTCCGGACCGATCCCATCCTGATCCGGTATATGGGGAAAAATCTGCTTGTCGATTCCGGCATCGGGAAAGGCAAGCTGGATGAAAAGAAAATGCGCAATCTGGGGATCCGTGCAGAGACACGTGTGGCTGAGAGTCTTGGGAAACTCGGTCTGACACCGTCGGATATCGACATGGTGCTTATGACGCATCTGCATAACGACCATGCCGCAGGCCTCACGGAATGGCGGGACGGACGGCTCGTATCGGTGTTTCCGAATGCTGATATCTTCGTTTCCCAGATTGAGTGGGATGAAATGAGAAATCCGAATATCCGGTCCCGCAATACGTATTTCAAAGAGAACTGGGAAGCGGTGCAGGATCAGGTGAAACCATTCGAAAAGGAATTCTCGCCGATGCCAGGCATCACGATGGAGCATACGGGCGGTCACAGCGATGGGCACAGCATCATCCGGCTGGAGCAGGGCGGCGAAACGATGATCCACATGGCGGACATCATGCCGACCCATGCCCACAGCAATCCGCTGTGGGTGCTGGCGTTCGACGATTATCCGATGGACTCCATATTCGCGAAAGAACGGCTGATGAACGAAGCGAAAGACAAGGGGCACCGGTTCTTCTTCTATCACGATGCAGTCTACCGGGTCGTGCGTTTCGACGATACCGGACGGAATGTGATCGAATCGATGGGACGGACGCGGGACGAATGA
- a CDS encoding PepSY domain-containing protein has product MKFKEFAAGVLTGAAAGLVVKEAIDRSNSAVPAEQVLKTVKDAFKKEGPIDGSWIVMKTEPFTNNVISMNVYRGGISRIKNGVLEQYEFAADAKTGTVVELVKN; this is encoded by the coding sequence ATGAAGTTCAAGGAATTTGCAGCGGGCGTGCTAACTGGGGCGGCCGCCGGACTGGTCGTCAAGGAAGCGATCGACCGTTCGAACTCAGCGGTCCCGGCTGAACAAGTGTTGAAGACGGTCAAAGATGCGTTCAAGAAAGAAGGTCCGATCGACGGGTCCTGGATTGTCATGAAGACCGAGCCGTTCACGAACAACGTTATTTCGATGAATGTCTACCGCGGCGGAATCTCCCGTATCAAGAACGGGGTCCTGGAACAATACGAATTTGCAGCGGATGCCAAAACCGGCACGGTTGTCGAATTGGTCAAGAACTGA
- a CDS encoding M42 family metallopeptidase, with protein MNNETLQMFKTLTELPGAPGNESAVRRYMREELGKYSDEIIQDNLGGIFGVKKGPEDGPKIMVAGHMDEVGFMITGITDNGMLRFQTLGGWWNQVMLAQRVEIMTADGVVPGVIGSIPPHLLTDEQRAKPMDVKNMLIDIGADDEDDAKRIGIRPGQAAVPVCPFTPMANEKKIMAKAWDNRYGCGLALELLKEVHGEELPNRLYSGANVMEEVGLRGAQVAANMIDPDLFFALDASPANDMSGSKKEFGQLGQGTLLRILDRTMITHRGLREFILDTAETNNIPYQYFISQGGTDAGKVHLSNEGVPSAVIGICSRYIHTSSSIIHTDDYAAAKELLVKLVKTCDRTTMETIRQNV; from the coding sequence ATGAATAACGAAACATTACAGATGTTCAAGACGCTGACGGAACTTCCGGGAGCACCCGGCAATGAATCAGCGGTACGGCGCTATATGCGTGAGGAACTCGGGAAGTATTCGGACGAAATCATCCAGGATAATCTCGGCGGTATTTTCGGTGTGAAAAAAGGGCCGGAAGACGGTCCGAAGATCATGGTGGCCGGCCACATGGATGAAGTCGGCTTCATGATCACAGGGATCACGGACAACGGAATGCTGCGGTTCCAGACGCTCGGCGGCTGGTGGAACCAGGTCATGCTGGCACAGCGCGTGGAGATCATGACTGCGGACGGAGTCGTGCCGGGAGTCATCGGTTCAATTCCGCCGCACCTGCTGACCGATGAGCAGCGTGCGAAACCGATGGATGTGAAAAATATGCTCATCGACATCGGCGCCGATGACGAAGACGATGCAAAACGGATCGGCATCCGCCCCGGCCAGGCAGCCGTGCCGGTCTGTCCGTTCACACCGATGGCGAACGAAAAGAAGATCATGGCAAAAGCATGGGATAACCGGTACGGCTGCGGTCTTGCACTCGAGCTGCTGAAGGAAGTGCACGGTGAGGAACTGCCGAACCGTCTGTATTCCGGCGCGAATGTCATGGAAGAAGTCGGCCTGCGCGGTGCCCAGGTGGCGGCGAATATGATCGATCCCGACTTGTTCTTCGCACTGGATGCCAGTCCTGCCAACGACATGTCAGGGAGTAAAAAGGAGTTCGGCCAGCTTGGACAGGGGACCCTGCTCCGGATTCTCGACCGGACGATGATCACCCACCGGGGCCTCCGTGAATTCATCCTGGATACAGCGGAAACAAACAACATTCCGTACCAGTATTTCATATCCCAGGGCGGCACGGATGCGGGGAAGGTCCATCTCTCGAATGAGGGGGTGCCGAGTGCCGTCATCGGGATCTGCTCACGCTATATCCACACGTCCTCGTCGATCATCCATACGGACGATTATGCGGCAGCAAAAGAACTGCTCGTCAAACTTGTGAAAACATGCGACAGGACTACAATGGAAACGATCCGGCAGAACGTCTGA
- a CDS encoding DUF1444 family protein codes for MKSEELVERLKKQLDSLDFDWQFDRKADKVRLVHTELKRGMDISLPEIIAKYEQKQEAAVEEVVYTIRETFRAMEAESRQGFSADAEILPVIRSTSFPKESKAGSPFVVRPHTAETAVYYALDQGTTYRLIDEDILRGIGKTEQEVAETALFNVRKLATDVKMDEVAGNRYYFLNRNDGYDASRILNAAFLKGMEERIEGQMTVSVPHQDVLIIGDIRNDTGYDVLAQMTMHFFTVGAVPITSLSFLCSEGQLEPIFIMAKNRPATKGERKK; via the coding sequence TTGAAATCTGAAGAGCTCGTGGAAAGACTGAAAAAACAGCTAGATTCGCTGGATTTCGATTGGCAATTCGACCGGAAGGCGGATAAGGTGCGTTTGGTGCATACGGAACTGAAGAGGGGAATGGATATTTCGCTCCCTGAAATCATCGCAAAGTATGAACAGAAACAAGAAGCGGCGGTCGAGGAAGTCGTCTACACGATCAGGGAGACATTCCGGGCAATGGAAGCGGAGTCGCGTCAAGGATTCAGTGCAGATGCGGAAATCCTGCCGGTCATCCGTTCCACATCGTTTCCAAAAGAGTCGAAGGCGGGCAGTCCGTTCGTAGTCCGCCCGCACACGGCAGAGACCGCGGTCTACTATGCGCTCGATCAGGGGACGACGTACCGCCTCATCGATGAGGACATCCTGAGGGGAATCGGCAAGACTGAACAGGAAGTTGCCGAAACCGCCCTGTTCAACGTCCGTAAACTGGCGACTGACGTCAAAATGGACGAGGTCGCGGGGAACAGGTATTATTTCCTGAACCGGAACGATGGCTACGACGCAAGCCGGATCCTGAACGCCGCATTCCTGAAAGGGATGGAGGAGCGGATCGAAGGGCAGATGACCGTCTCCGTCCCTCACCAGGATGTGCTGATCATCGGCGACATACGGAACGACACCGGATACGACGTGCTGGCCCAGATGACAATGCATTTCTTCACGGTCGGCGCCGTTCCGATCACGTCCCTGTCCTTCCTCTGCTCAGAAGGACAGCTGGAACCTATTTTCATCATGGCGAAGAATCGTCCTGCTACTAAAGGAGAGAGAAAGAAATGA
- the ytpR gene encoding YtpR family tRNA-binding protein encodes MNVFMNRNGVGDVLMVQLTTDRPEQTSIETKGDVTLIKNTETGEPVAFNLFRASHYTGNLSDGPVELTQGLVAAIQKSLSDNGAGLQLDVDFSPKFVVGHVLTKEKHPNADKLNICTVDVGSETLQIVCGAPNVEQDQKVVVAKVGAVMPSGMVIRDAELRGVPSSGMICSARELELPDAPAEKGILILPADAQAGTAFVK; translated from the coding sequence ATGAATGTATTCATGAACAGAAACGGTGTCGGCGATGTATTGATGGTGCAGCTGACGACAGACCGTCCGGAACAGACATCGATTGAAACGAAAGGCGATGTCACCCTCATCAAAAATACGGAAACCGGGGAGCCGGTCGCATTCAACCTGTTCCGTGCATCGCACTACACAGGGAATTTGTCTGACGGACCTGTGGAGCTGACACAGGGACTAGTGGCTGCCATCCAGAAATCCCTGTCGGACAATGGTGCCGGCCTTCAGCTGGACGTGGACTTCAGTCCGAAATTCGTCGTCGGTCATGTCTTGACGAAAGAAAAACATCCGAACGCCGACAAGCTGAACATCTGCACAGTGGATGTAGGCAGTGAAACATTGCAGATCGTCTGCGGTGCGCCGAATGTAGAACAGGATCAGAAAGTGGTCGTCGCGAAAGTAGGTGCCGTCATGCCGTCCGGAATGGTGATCCGCGATGCTGAACTCCGCGGGGTGCCGTCATCCGGTATGATCTGTTCGGCACGTGAACTTGAATTGCCCGATGCCCCAGCTGAGAAAGGGATCCTCATCCTGCCGGCGGATGCACAAGCAGGCACCGCTTTTGTTAAATGA